The following are encoded together in the Citrus sinensis cultivar Valencia sweet orange chromosome 1, DVS_A1.0, whole genome shotgun sequence genome:
- the LOC102629381 gene encoding auxin-responsive protein IAA1-like, translated as MSQDTTVDSPESSDGASLMSFDTELTLGLPGESRSPARAPAFAQGHKKNCTKRGFMETVIDLNLGTSHISMPRGQNSESRVSGTGKYPAAKAQVTGWPPVRSFRKKTLEGSSKLVKVAVDGAPYLRKVDLQIYSSYQDLFRALEEMFTCFTTRGDDNMEERKLTGALNGREYVPTYEDKDDDWMLLGDVPWKMFVESCKRIRLMKSSEAVGLAAPRTPTNC; from the exons ATGTCACAGGACACAACCGTAGACTCGCCAGAAAGTAGTGACGGCGCTAGCCTCATGAGTTTCGACACAGAACTGACTTTGGGATTACCTGGCGAGAGCCGTTCACCGGCGCGGGCGCCTGCTTTCGCCCAGGGACATAAGAAGAACTGTACAAAACGAGGGTTCATGGAGACCGTTATTGATCTCAACCTTGGTACCTCTCACATCAGCATGCCACGTGGACAAAATTCGGAGAGCCGGGTGTCCGGTACCGGAAAATACCCAGCTGCCAA GGCACAAGTAACTGGATGGCCACCTGTGAGATCGTTCAGAAAGAAGACATTAGAAGGCAGCAGCAAGCTTGTAAAAGTAGCCGTGGATGGAGCACCATACCTACGCAAAGTTGACCTGCAAATATACAGTAGCTACCAAGACCTGTTTCGGGCTCTGGAGGAGATGTTTACCTGTTTTACTACCCGTg GTGATGATAATATGGAAGAGAGGAAGCTAACGGGCGCATTGAACGGGAGGGAATATGTGCCAACGTATGAAGACAAGGACGATGATTGGATGTTACTTGGAGATGTTCCTTGGAA AATGTTCGTCGAATCATGCAAGCGAATCCGATTAATGAAAAGCTCAGAGGCTGTGGGATTAG
- the FATB gene encoding acyl-ACP-thioesterase B isoform X1 produces MVATAAASAFFPVSSPSGDSVAKTKNLGSANLGGIKSKSSSGSLQVKANAQAPSKINGTSVGLTTPAESLKNGDISTSSPPPRTFINQLPDWSMLLAAITTIFLAAEKQWMMLDWKPRRSDMLVDPFGIGKIVQDGFIFRQNFSIRSYEIGADGTASIETLMNHLQETALNHVMTAGLLDAGFGATPAMAKKNLIWVVTRMQVVVDRYPTWNDVVNVETWVSASGKNGMRRDWLIRNAKTGETLTRATSLWVMMNKLTRRLSKMPDEVRQEIEPYFLNSDPVVDEDSRKLPKLGDSTADYVRRGLTSAPQQILESHQLASVTLEYRRECGRDSVLQSLTAVSDKDIGNLVNLGSVECQHLLRLEEGAEVLRARTEWRPKDAHNFGNVGPIPAEST; encoded by the exons ATGGTTGCTACTGCCGCAGCTTCTGCGTTCTTCCCAGTTTCCTCACCATCTGGGGATTCTGTTGCAAAGACCAAAAATCTCGGATCTGCTAATCTGGGAGGTATTAAGTCAAAATCCTCTTCTGGGAGTTTGCAGGTTAAGGCTAATGCGCAAGCACCTTCCAAGATAAATGGTACTTCAGTTGGTTTGACAACACCAGCAGAAAGTTTGAAGAATGGTGATATCTCCACGTCATCACCTCCTCCTAGGACTTTTATTAACCAGTTACCTGACTGGAGTATGCTTCTTGCTGCTATAACAACAATCTTCTTGGCAGCAGAGAAGCAGTGGATGATGCTTGATTGGAAACCAAGGCGATCTGACATGCTTGTGGACCCATTTGGGATTGGGAAAATAGTTCAGGATGGTTTCATTTTCCGGCAaaatttctcaattagatcatATGAGATAGGTGCTGATGGTACTGCATCTATAGAGACATTAATGAATCATTTACAG GAAACAGCGCTTAATCATGTTATGACTGCTGGTCTTCTAGATGCTGGCTTTGGTGCAACCCCAGCGATGGCTAAAAAGAACCTGATATGGGTGGTTACTCGGATGCAGGTTGTTGTAGACCGCTATCCCACTTG GAATGATGTTGTAAATGTAGAAACTTGGGTTAGTGCATCTGGAAAAAATGGTATGCGGCGTGATTGGCTCATTCGCAATGCTAAGACAGGTGAAACATTAACAAGAGCAACCAG TCTGTGGGTAATGATGAATAAACTGACTAGGAGGTTGTCCAAAATGCCCGATGAAGTTCGTCAGGAAATTGAACCGTATTTTCTGAATTCTGACCCTGTTGTCGATGAGGATAGCAGGAAATTACCAAAACTTGGCGACAGTACTGCAGATTATGTTCGTAGAGGTTTAACT AGTGCTCCTCAGCAGATCTTGGAGAGTCATCAGCTGGCATCTGTGACCCTGGAGTATAGGAGGGAGTGCGGAAGGGACAGTGTGTTGCAGTCCCTGACTGCTGTCTCAGACAAGGACATTGGCAATTTGGTGAACTTGGGCAGTGTGGAATGCCAGCACTTGCTCCGACTAGAGGAAGGTGCTGAAGTTTTGAGAGCAAGGACTGAATGGAGGCCAAAGGATGCCCACAACTTTGGGAATGTTGGTCCAATCCCTGCAGAAAGCACTTAA
- the FATB gene encoding acyl-ACP-thioesterase B, which produces MVATAAASAFFPVSSPSGDSVAKTKNLGSANLGGIKSKSSSGSLQVKANAQAPSKINGTSVGLTTPAESLKNGDISTSSPPPRTFINQLPDWSMLLAAITTIFLAAEKQWMMLDWKPRRSDMLVDPFGIGKIVQDGFIFRQNFSIRSYEIGADGTASIETLMNHLQETALNHVMTAGLLDAGFGATPAMAKKNLIWVVTRMQVVVDRYPTWNDVVNVETWVSASGKNGMRRDWLIRNAKTGETLTRATSLWVMMNKLTRRLSKMPDEVRQEIEPYFLNSDPVVDEDSRKLPKLGDSTADYVRRGLTPRWSDLDVNQHVNNVKYIGWILESAPQQILESHQLASVTLEYRRECGRDSVLQSLTAVSDKDIGNLVNLGSVECQHLLRLEEGAEVLRARTEWRPKDAHNFGNVGPIPAEST; this is translated from the exons ATGGTTGCTACTGCCGCAGCTTCTGCGTTCTTCCCAGTTTCCTCACCATCTGGGGATTCTGTTGCAAAGACCAAAAATCTCGGATCTGCTAATCTGGGAGGTATTAAGTCAAAATCCTCTTCTGGGAGTTTGCAGGTTAAGGCTAATGCGCAAGCACCTTCCAAGATAAATGGTACTTCAGTTGGTTTGACAACACCAGCAGAAAGTTTGAAGAATGGTGATATCTCCACGTCATCACCTCCTCCTAGGACTTTTATTAACCAGTTACCTGACTGGAGTATGCTTCTTGCTGCTATAACAACAATCTTCTTGGCAGCAGAGAAGCAGTGGATGATGCTTGATTGGAAACCAAGGCGATCTGACATGCTTGTGGACCCATTTGGGATTGGGAAAATAGTTCAGGATGGTTTCATTTTCCGGCAaaatttctcaattagatcatATGAGATAGGTGCTGATGGTACTGCATCTATAGAGACATTAATGAATCATTTACAG GAAACAGCGCTTAATCATGTTATGACTGCTGGTCTTCTAGATGCTGGCTTTGGTGCAACCCCAGCGATGGCTAAAAAGAACCTGATATGGGTGGTTACTCGGATGCAGGTTGTTGTAGACCGCTATCCCACTTG GAATGATGTTGTAAATGTAGAAACTTGGGTTAGTGCATCTGGAAAAAATGGTATGCGGCGTGATTGGCTCATTCGCAATGCTAAGACAGGTGAAACATTAACAAGAGCAACCAG TCTGTGGGTAATGATGAATAAACTGACTAGGAGGTTGTCCAAAATGCCCGATGAAGTTCGTCAGGAAATTGAACCGTATTTTCTGAATTCTGACCCTGTTGTCGATGAGGATAGCAGGAAATTACCAAAACTTGGCGACAGTACTGCAGATTATGTTCGTAGAGGTTTAACT CCTAGGTGGAGTGATTTAGATGTCAACCAGCATGTCAATAATGTGAAGTACATTGGCTGGATCCTAGAG AGTGCTCCTCAGCAGATCTTGGAGAGTCATCAGCTGGCATCTGTGACCCTGGAGTATAGGAGGGAGTGCGGAAGGGACAGTGTGTTGCAGTCCCTGACTGCTGTCTCAGACAAGGACATTGGCAATTTGGTGAACTTGGGCAGTGTGGAATGCCAGCACTTGCTCCGACTAGAGGAAGGTGCTGAAGTTTTGAGAGCAAGGACTGAATGGAGGCCAAAGGATGCCCACAACTTTGGGAATGTTGGTCCAATCCCTGCAGAAAGCACTTAA